In the genome of Halapricum salinum, one region contains:
- a CDS encoding type IV pilin, with protein MAERRVTRRTALKTGAGAGLLTALTGCLDSGSSSDNGDGPSGGGGGSVDVVPSNASAVVSLDTGALLDGELVRRSFDRALELVQQQRSAELPIESYEQALSMAESEIGLDPRGLQWAQFFSDPSGSTAGLLFEADWSEEEIVTAVESEGPTLTSRSESGHTIYADEEGSEGMVALADGRFLLAESATIDSVLAVLAGDAEPVSGALADAYADTAGMMRFAADVSDADLGGDEQLSAVDDATMVSGSLTASGDTRTFRMDVSMADSDSAARMAEQANAALTLAEGQLDQYPEVEQYIENPEQHLDAVGVTQSGSTVTVTYGGSVDLVAEGGMLILAAVVGSFVLGIGESTAPVAPQASFNWDYDGESVTITHQAGDVIDGPNLYVRGSTGNGTIDRSWAAYGVTEVSAGTSVTVEDVSDAYELMLVWVGDSDGNSAVLSENLGPDA; from the coding sequence ATGGCAGAACGACGCGTAACGAGGCGGACAGCACTCAAGACTGGGGCCGGAGCAGGCCTTCTCACGGCACTGACTGGCTGTCTGGACAGTGGGTCGAGCAGCGACAACGGCGACGGCCCGAGTGGTGGTGGCGGCGGCAGCGTAGACGTCGTCCCGTCGAACGCGAGCGCGGTCGTCTCTCTCGACACCGGGGCGTTGCTCGACGGCGAACTCGTCCGCCGGAGCTTCGACCGGGCACTGGAACTCGTCCAGCAGCAGCGCTCGGCCGAGCTCCCGATCGAGAGTTACGAGCAGGCGCTCTCGATGGCCGAGTCGGAGATCGGCCTCGATCCCAGGGGTCTGCAGTGGGCGCAGTTCTTCTCGGATCCGTCTGGATCGACTGCCGGACTGCTCTTCGAGGCCGACTGGAGCGAGGAGGAGATCGTTACGGCTGTCGAGAGTGAGGGGCCCACGCTCACCAGTCGCTCCGAGAGCGGTCATACGATCTACGCCGACGAGGAGGGGAGCGAGGGGATGGTCGCGCTCGCCGACGGCCGCTTCCTGCTGGCCGAGAGCGCGACGATCGACTCGGTCCTTGCGGTCCTCGCAGGTGACGCCGAGCCAGTCAGCGGGGCGCTCGCGGACGCCTACGCCGACACCGCTGGGATGATGCGTTTTGCGGCTGACGTCAGTGACGCCGATCTCGGTGGGGACGAGCAGCTGTCCGCGGTCGACGACGCAACGATGGTTTCGGGCTCGCTCACCGCCAGCGGTGACACGCGAACGTTTCGGATGGACGTGTCGATGGCCGACTCGGATTCGGCCGCCCGGATGGCCGAGCAGGCCAACGCCGCGCTCACGCTCGCCGAAGGGCAGCTCGACCAGTACCCGGAAGTCGAGCAGTACATCGAGAACCCAGAGCAGCACCTCGATGCAGTCGGGGTTACACAGTCGGGCTCGACCGTGACGGTCACCTACGGCGGGAGCGTCGACCTGGTCGCCGAAGGTGGGATGCTCATCCTCGCGGCCGTCGTCGGCTCGTTCGTGCTGGGGATTGGCGAGAGCACTGCGCCCGTCGCTCCGCAAGCGTCGTTCAACTGGGACTACGACGGCGAGTCCGTGACCATTACTCACCAGGCTGGCGACGTGATCGACGGTCCGAATCTCTACGTCCGCGGATCCACCGGGAACGGAACCATCGACAGGTCGTGGGCAGCGTACGGCGTGACCGAGGTCTCCGCGGGGACGAGCGTTACCGTCGAGGACGTTTCCGACGCGTACGAACTCATGCTCGTCTGGGTCGGTGATAGCGATGGGAATTCTGCAGTTCTCTCCGAGAACCTGGGCCCCGACGCCTGA
- a CDS encoding DUF7561 family protein, whose amino-acid sequence MSTQRCDGCDERTRIAGGISDFWSQAGGSSGGVDLELADGSEHFLCFDCVERLPDDREATAADVEALTVE is encoded by the coding sequence ATGTCGACACAGCGCTGTGACGGCTGTGACGAGCGGACCCGTATTGCCGGCGGAATCAGCGACTTCTGGAGTCAAGCCGGCGGCTCCAGCGGGGGCGTCGACCTCGAACTGGCCGACGGCAGCGAGCACTTCCTCTGTTTCGACTGCGTCGAGCGACTGCCCGACGACCGCGAGGCGACCGCCGCGGACGTCGAAGCACTGACAGTCGAGTAG
- a CDS encoding 60S ribosomal export protein NMD3, with amino-acid sequence MSRSGEFCPRCGDPIERESGVELPDSPGQRDPDSVLCDACYFDEFDLVDAPDRVHIRVCARCGAVHRGNRWVDVGAEDYTDIAVEAVSEALGVHVDAESVSWQVAPEQVDATTIRMHCQFSGVIRETPVTEEVVVPVKIAKETCKRCGKIAGGSFASIVQIRADERTPTSDELERAQAIAEAYVAEREETGDRDAFITEVGEVEEGLNMKISTNKLGQGIAQHVVRELGGSFSDSERLISEDSDGNELYRVTYAVRLPRYRSGEIIDPEDGDGPVLVKSVQGNLKGLRLASGEQYEASFEDEDAPDAERLGMVEDGVETTLVAVEDDHAVQVLDPETYETKSIPRPDYLDTEADQIPVLKSRAGLHVLPADDSTV; translated from the coding sequence ATGAGTCGATCGGGCGAGTTCTGTCCCCGCTGTGGCGACCCCATCGAGCGCGAGTCCGGGGTCGAGTTACCGGACAGCCCCGGCCAGCGCGACCCCGACAGCGTGCTCTGTGACGCCTGCTACTTCGACGAGTTCGACCTCGTGGACGCGCCCGACCGGGTTCACATCCGCGTCTGTGCCCGCTGTGGGGCAGTCCACCGCGGGAATCGCTGGGTCGACGTCGGAGCCGAAGACTACACCGACATCGCGGTCGAGGCCGTCTCGGAGGCCCTCGGAGTGCACGTCGACGCCGAGAGCGTCTCCTGGCAGGTCGCCCCCGAACAGGTCGACGCCACGACGATCCGGATGCACTGCCAGTTCTCGGGCGTGATCCGCGAGACGCCGGTCACCGAGGAGGTCGTCGTGCCCGTCAAGATCGCCAAGGAAACCTGCAAGCGCTGCGGGAAGATCGCCGGCGGCTCGTTCGCGAGTATCGTCCAGATCCGCGCCGACGAGCGCACGCCCACGAGCGATGAACTCGAACGCGCCCAGGCGATCGCCGAGGCCTACGTCGCCGAACGCGAGGAGACCGGTGATCGGGACGCCTTCATCACCGAGGTCGGCGAAGTCGAGGAGGGCCTGAACATGAAAATTTCGACCAACAAACTCGGCCAGGGGATCGCCCAGCACGTCGTCCGCGAACTCGGCGGCTCGTTTTCGGACTCCGAGCGGCTGATCTCCGAGGACAGCGACGGCAACGAACTCTACCGGGTGACGTACGCCGTCCGCCTGCCCAGATACCGCTCGGGCGAGATCATCGACCCCGAAGACGGCGACGGTCCGGTGCTCGTCAAGAGCGTTCAGGGGAATCTCAAGGGGCTTCGACTGGCCTCGGGCGAGCAGTACGAGGCCTCCTTCGAGGACGAGGACGCGCCTGATGCCGAGCGCCTGGGGATGGTCGAGGATGGCGTCGAGACGACGCTCGTCGCGGTCGAGGACGACCACGCCGTCCAGGTGCTCGATCCCGAGACCTACGAGACGAAGTCGATCCCCCGACCGGACTACCTCGATACCGAGGCCGATCAAATTCCGGTGCTGAAGAGTCGTGCTGGACTGCACGTGCTCCCAGCTGACGACTCGACGGTCTGA
- a CDS encoding DUF5786 family protein — protein MSMGAFDEDEYERRERKNSEVDASFDDERTTYHGKVEYDSGESTEDLLDQFEEIKSS, from the coding sequence ATGTCGATGGGTGCATTCGACGAAGACGAATACGAACGCCGTGAGCGGAAAAACAGCGAGGTCGACGCGAGTTTCGACGACGAGCGGACGACCTACCACGGCAAAGTCGAGTACGACAGCGGCGAGTCGACTGAGGACCTCCTCGATCAGTTCGAAGAGATCAAATCGTCCTGA
- a CDS encoding helicase C-terminal domain-containing protein, with product MDPSRIEEAFPAPEYRGAQKQALSDIRAAFEAGNDVVLVRAPTGSGKSLLARAIAGCAREGSQASASQPIDAFYTTPQVSQLDDVASDSLLDDLSIIRGKNNYDCILPGETDTPVDQAPCVREREFDCQVKHRCPYFSDRAIAANRRIAAMTLAYFMQTAGSDVFGTRDVVVIDEAHGLGEWAEMYATIDLRPDTVPVWDARKPPNVEDLEDAAAYAQGLIQAADRRLSELRGNAEIDPEEAAERDRLQQLRSDLKWFREEYRDPEAATTWVVDQPDGEGSSVTIKPLDPERFLGHTVWDRGNKFALLSATILNKDAFCRNVGLDPERVALVDVPHTFPVENRPLYDVTQGKMTYEHREETLPKIARVLVRIMAHHPDEKGLVHCHSYAIKDELARLLSEFGVGSRIRSHEKEDRDGQLAAWQRSDDPDVFLSVKMEEALDLEGDLCRWQLLCKAPYPNTRDSRVARRLEDGQWGWYYRSALRTVIQACGRVVRAPDDYGATYLGDDSLLDLFERARTDMPEWFAEQVDRMTAPDLPQFDPGAATAGTSTRSRRSRGQSRTRSQSSSSGGSSRSGSRSKRSPMADVWDTE from the coding sequence GTGGACCCGTCTCGTATCGAGGAAGCCTTCCCTGCGCCCGAATACCGCGGAGCCCAGAAACAGGCCCTGTCGGACATCCGCGCGGCGTTCGAGGCCGGCAACGACGTCGTCCTCGTTCGCGCACCGACCGGCAGCGGCAAGTCCCTCCTGGCGCGGGCCATCGCCGGCTGTGCTCGTGAGGGCAGTCAGGCCTCCGCGAGCCAGCCGATCGACGCCTTCTACACGACGCCGCAGGTCTCGCAACTGGACGACGTGGCCTCCGATTCGCTGCTCGACGATCTGTCGATCATCCGCGGGAAGAACAACTACGACTGTATTCTGCCGGGAGAGACCGACACTCCCGTCGACCAGGCACCCTGCGTCCGCGAGCGGGAGTTCGACTGTCAGGTCAAGCACCGCTGTCCGTACTTTTCTGACAGGGCGATCGCGGCCAACCGCCGGATCGCGGCGATGACCCTCGCCTATTTCATGCAGACCGCCGGCAGCGATGTCTTCGGCACCCGCGACGTCGTCGTCATCGACGAGGCCCACGGTCTGGGCGAGTGGGCCGAGATGTACGCCACCATCGACCTGCGACCCGATACCGTTCCCGTGTGGGACGCCCGCAAACCCCCGAACGTCGAGGATCTGGAGGACGCCGCCGCCTACGCGCAAGGGTTGATTCAAGCTGCCGACCGCCGGCTCTCCGAACTCAGAGGCAACGCCGAGATCGACCCCGAAGAGGCCGCAGAACGCGACCGCCTCCAGCAGTTGCGGTCGGACCTGAAGTGGTTCCGCGAGGAGTATCGCGACCCCGAGGCCGCGACGACGTGGGTCGTCGACCAGCCCGACGGCGAAGGATCGTCAGTAACGATCAAACCACTCGACCCCGAGCGCTTCCTGGGCCATACTGTCTGGGATCGTGGCAACAAATTCGCACTCCTCTCTGCCACGATCCTCAACAAGGACGCTTTCTGCCGGAACGTCGGGCTCGATCCCGAACGCGTTGCGCTGGTGGACGTTCCCCACACCTTCCCCGTCGAGAACCGGCCGCTGTACGACGTCACCCAGGGAAAGATGACCTACGAACACCGCGAGGAGACGCTGCCGAAGATCGCTCGTGTTCTGGTGCGGATCATGGCCCACCACCCCGACGAGAAAGGGCTGGTGCACTGCCACTCCTACGCGATCAAAGACGAACTGGCGCGCCTGCTGTCGGAGTTCGGTGTCGGCTCACGGATTCGAAGCCACGAGAAAGAAGACCGGGACGGGCAACTGGCGGCCTGGCAGCGCAGCGACGACCCCGACGTCTTCCTCTCGGTGAAGATGGAAGAAGCCCTGGACCTGGAGGGTGATCTCTGTCGCTGGCAACTGCTCTGCAAGGCCCCCTATCCGAACACCCGGGATTCAAGAGTCGCCCGGCGACTGGAAGACGGCCAGTGGGGCTGGTACTACCGCTCGGCCCTCAGAACCGTGATCCAGGCCTGTGGACGGGTCGTTCGTGCGCCCGACGACTACGGGGCGACATACCTCGGGGACGACTCGCTGCTGGACCTGTTCGAGCGCGCTCGAACGGACATGCCCGAGTGGTTCGCCGAGCAGGTCGACCGCATGACGGCCCCGGATCTCCCCCAGTTCGATCCCGGTGCAGCGACGGCCGGGACGAGCACGCGGTCGCGACGCTCACGCGGGCAGTCGCGGACGCGATCGCAATCCTCCAGTTCGGGTGGCTCGTCACGGTCGGGAAGTCGCTCGAAACGGAGCCCGATGGCCGACGTCTGGGACACGGAGTAG
- a CDS encoding M48 family metallopeptidase, whose product MRHPGLKLRMAVVGSILFGFYALVAGLLYLTFGGTMTVLAAVLVGSVLLIGAQYKIGKWGALKSVGAQDMPEDDPRFREIHRTVEELSDEMGIDKPRLMIADMGVPNAFAVGRKGAGVVVVSSQLIQLLDKEELDGVIAHELAHIKNRDVVMMVIGQGIATIVGLVAQFAVMFAGDNDIADLFLGMIVGNIVQFLVMLFVLAISRYREYVADSDAAGAIGQGDPLARALEKISNTDHSRSKVSEEASALCIFGESKSFLSKIVSTHPPTEKRIEKLRSY is encoded by the coding sequence ATGAGACATCCAGGCCTGAAACTCCGAATGGCGGTCGTCGGATCGATCCTGTTCGGATTCTACGCCCTCGTTGCAGGGTTGCTCTACCTGACCTTCGGTGGGACGATGACCGTTCTCGCGGCCGTCCTGGTGGGCAGCGTCCTGCTGATCGGTGCACAGTACAAGATCGGCAAGTGGGGCGCCCTCAAGAGTGTCGGGGCACAGGACATGCCGGAAGACGACCCGCGCTTCCGTGAGATCCACCGGACCGTCGAGGAGCTGAGCGACGAGATGGGGATCGACAAGCCCCGGCTGATGATCGCGGACATGGGCGTCCCCAACGCCTTCGCCGTCGGTCGAAAGGGTGCCGGCGTCGTCGTCGTCTCCTCACAGCTCATCCAGTTGCTCGACAAAGAGGAACTCGACGGCGTGATCGCCCACGAACTGGCCCACATCAAGAACCGCGACGTCGTGATGATGGTCATCGGCCAGGGGATCGCGACGATCGTCGGCCTCGTGGCGCAGTTCGCCGTGATGTTCGCCGGCGACAACGACATCGCCGACCTCTTCCTCGGTATGATCGTCGGGAACATAGTTCAGTTCCTCGTCATGTTGTTCGTGCTGGCGATCTCGCGCTACCGCGAGTACGTCGCCGACAGTGACGCTGCCGGTGCGATCGGCCAGGGCGACCCGCTCGCCCGCGCGCTCGAGAAGATCAGCAACACCGACCACAGCCGGAGCAAGGTCAGTGAGGAGGCCAGCGCGCTGTGTATCTTCGGCGAATCGAAGAGCTTCCTCTCGAAGATCGTCTCGACGCACCCGCCGACCGAAAAGCGGATCGAGAAACTCCGTTCCTACTAG
- a CDS encoding class I SAM-dependent methyltransferase has translation MNDDRLAIVVAKPRAQDVIDALQEEGVYDADRSVAEHGADAVAIPVTEAPETVAYREVVQQVGQPRLRTLEDHLRERGWTDEELDTAPGSWAVIGSVVLVDIGDAPRPEEVGAALLTMHGEADTVLARGPISGTHREPDVEVLAGEGDTQTVHREHGIAYGLDLAEVMFSPGNKAERKHMGDTVRKGERVLDMFAGIGYFTLPMAAAGAEAIAIERNPTAFQFLLENAMRNGVQDHVQAYRADNRDVLAEGLDSFGEASTVDRIVMGYYDATEPDDEGGYTYLDPAIDALAPGGIIHVHEATPETLVFERPIERIEAAATAQDRTVEVLDTRRVKGYSEGVAHVVVDARLE, from the coding sequence ATGAACGACGACCGGCTGGCGATCGTCGTCGCCAAGCCCCGCGCTCAGGACGTCATCGACGCCCTGCAGGAGGAGGGCGTCTACGACGCCGACCGCAGCGTCGCCGAACACGGCGCGGACGCCGTCGCGATCCCTGTGACGGAAGCGCCCGAGACCGTCGCTTACCGCGAGGTCGTCCAGCAGGTCGGCCAGCCCCGCCTCCGCACGCTCGAAGACCACCTTCGAGAGCGGGGCTGGACCGACGAGGAACTCGACACTGCACCCGGGTCCTGGGCGGTCATCGGCTCTGTGGTTCTGGTCGACATCGGCGACGCACCCCGACCCGAGGAGGTCGGCGCGGCCCTCCTCACGATGCACGGCGAGGCCGACACGGTGCTGGCTCGCGGCCCCATCTCGGGCACCCACCGTGAACCCGACGTCGAGGTCTTGGCTGGGGAGGGCGACACCCAGACTGTGCACCGCGAGCACGGGATCGCGTACGGACTCGACCTCGCCGAGGTCATGTTCTCGCCGGGCAACAAGGCCGAGCGCAAACACATGGGCGACACAGTACGGAAGGGTGAGCGCGTCCTCGACATGTTCGCGGGAATCGGCTACTTCACGCTCCCGATGGCCGCCGCGGGCGCGGAGGCGATCGCCATCGAGCGCAATCCGACAGCGTTCCAGTTTCTGCTCGAAAACGCGATGCGAAACGGGGTTCAGGACCACGTGCAGGCGTACCGCGCGGACAACCGCGACGTCCTCGCGGAGGGGCTCGACTCGTTCGGCGAGGCTTCGACTGTGGATCGGATCGTCATGGGCTACTACGACGCGACGGAACCGGACGACGAGGGCGGCTACACCTATCTCGATCCCGCCATCGACGCGCTCGCACCCGGCGGGATCATCCACGTTCACGAGGCGACGCCCGAGACTCTCGTTTTCGAGCGCCCGATCGAACGGATCGAGGCGGCCGCTACGGCCCAGGACCGAACTGTGGAGGTTCTCGATACCCGCCGCGTCAAAGGCTACAGCGAGGGCGTCGCCCACGTCGTCGTAGACGCTCGACTGGAGTGA